One genomic segment of Impatiens glandulifera chromosome 6, dImpGla2.1, whole genome shotgun sequence includes these proteins:
- the LOC124943541 gene encoding protein OCTOPUS-like, giving the protein MPRDSRTQPRRHITCHRHPAESVTGFCASCLRDRLAFLEPSTTVDTEEHEVSDIVGRGDPSSSLTGELRRCKSYSNRKCGVIAGVSEQRRKSCDVAVRDTLSHLFNRDDDVEIDSTTEVNKVESKNLGFVEMSDKPRKSSRVAREAARLIISDDEKVMEEDLKTMKEHIEIECQSRRESARDLKDIAESFWSAASVFSRKLKKWSQKQQKKNRIDSYSNRAAGNNGKHFPQSEKISVRGLKERQSEIGDFGLGRRSCDDVDPRRFSVDTGRISFDDPRFSFDEHRASWDGYMIARTIPRLAPMLSVIEDVMLAPINRFDNRGTNEMQRDSIIEDDTACCSDSSSSQMRNSFDCSSSSKSSHKKTAIGGEVDEISKFLHADKSNVVNSHMKAKISQRGDANDVKFGRWKKWKNNFGFKQRDVSGNFAQPELEDAVINVDGYPNLTRSGSCVSGRQIVKKGGEDCVLDRTQVSKQSAVVDNGLLRFHLTPQWGCRKSKSGKRMSMNSPMAAKNTHSMI; this is encoded by the coding sequence ATGCCTCGCGACTCCCGAACCCAGCCTCGCCGTCACATTACTTGCCACCGCCATCCAGCGGAGTCTGTAACAGGTTTCTGCGCGTCCTGTCTACGCGATCGCCTCGCTTTCCTTGAACCATCGACAACCGTCGACACCGAAGAACACGAAGTCAGTGACATCGTCGGGAGAGGAGATCCGTCGTCATCTCTTACTGGAGAGCTCCGACGATGTAAATCGTACTCCAATCGTAAATGCGGCGTCATTGCCGGAGTATCTGAGCAACGTAGGAAGTCTTGCGATGTGGCTGTTCGGGATACACTGAGCCATCTTTTCAATCGAGACGATGATGTGGAAATAGATTCAACAACTGAAGTTAACAAAGTGGAATCGAAGAACTTAGGGTTTGTGGAAATGAGTGATAAGCCGAGGAAGAGTAGTAGAGTTGCACGAGAAGCGGCTCGGTTAATTATTAGTGATGATGAGAAGGTAATGGAAGAAGATCTTAAGACTATGAAGGAGCATATAGAGATTGAATGTCAAAGCAGACGTGAATCAGCTAGGGATTTGAAGGATATTGCAGAAAGTTTCTGGAGTGCGGCGTCTGTGTTTAGCCGGAAATTGAAGAAATGGAGTCAAAAGCAGCAGAAGAAAAATCGGATTGATTCATACAGTAATCGTGCCGCTGGCAATAATGGTAAACATTTCCCGCAATCTGAGAAGATAAGTGTACGAGGTTTGAAGGAAAGACAATCAGAGATTGGAGATTTCGGACTCGGTCGGAGATCCTGTGATGATGTCGATCCAAGAAGGTTTTCTGTAGATACTGGTCGGATATCATTTGATGATCCAAGGTTCTCGTTTGATGAACATAGAGCTTCCTGGGATGGGTATATGATTGCCAGGACAATTCCTCGTCTTGCTCCAATGCTTTCTGTGATTGAAGACGTAATGTTAGCTCCAATAAACAGGTTCGATAATCGCGGAACAAATGAAATGCAGAGAGATTCAATTATAGAAGATGACACCGCCTGTTGCTCAGATTCTTCGTCTTCACAGATGCGAAACAGTTTTGATTGTTCAAGCTCAAGTAAGAGTTCTCATAAGAAGACAGCAATAGGAGGGGAGGTTGATGAAATATCAAAGTTTCTACATGCGGATAAGTCTAATGTAGTAAACTCACACATGAAAGCGAAAATTAGCCAAAGGGGGGATGCCAATGATGTTAAATTTGGGAGGTGGAAGAAATGGAAAAACAATTTTGGGTTTAAACAAAGGGATGTCTCCGGCAACTTCGCGCAGCCAGAACTTGAAGATGCAGTCATCAATGTGGATGGTTACCCGAATCTAACGAGGAGTGGAAGTTGTGTTTCAGGAAGACAGATTGTTAAAAAAGGGGGAGAAGATTGTGTTTTGGACAGAACCCAAGTTTCAAAACAATCTGCTGTTGTTGATAATGGATTATTGAGGTTCCATTTGACGCCACAATGGGGTTGTAGGAAATCCAAGTCTGGAAAAAGAATGTCGATGAACTCACCCATGGCTGCCAAGAACACCCATTCTATGATCTGA